The genomic segment CAACCATTAGACAAAACTGTCTATGGACCACTCAAAACCTACTATAACCGAGCGATGGATGGGTAGATGTGATCACATCCTGGGCGAACCGTATCGATCTACGAGGTCCCGGAACTTGTGAAGCAAGTGTTCCTCTCTGCAATGTCACCAACAAACATAACCTCAGGTTTCAGAGCAACGGGCATATACCCTTTCAACAGGGACATCTTCCCGGAAGAAGACTATGCACCATCAATGGTGACAGACAGGGCAAATCCAGAAGATGAACCCAGTGCCACTGCTGACCTGCCTGGAGAAGAGCCCTCCACCAGTGCAGCTGCTCACCTGCCTGGACCATCGCATGAGCCAACACATGTcacaggtatttaaaaaaaagtctggtaGGCCAATAGTGGCGGTGCGCATAGTGGCGTGGCTCAGGCTTACCCTCCATCTGACCACGCAATCTTGTTGTTCCCTGTGTTCAATGACAATAAAagttcctttcctttccttgaaGCAGGTCCAGACCCAGGAGAGCCACCTGCCACTCTGCCAAATCCCGAGCATTCATCAAGTGACAAATCTGGTTCTTCTGCTCACTTGGGTTATGTGTTTCCAGAAGTCATTGTTCCCTTGCCAAAAGccacagaaagaaagaacagaattgtaagaaagaaagtgaaaacaagAATCGTGACCGACACACCTGAGAAGATGGAGTTGGAGAAGGCTAAAAAGGAGATAAGAAGATAAAAAGGctgaacaggaaaagaaaagaatgaaagagagaagaaaagggcTCTGAAAGCTGCAAATCAAACCAAAACCAAGAAGGAAACGGTTGTGTACAGTAGCTCGGAAGAAAGCTCCACCACCGATGATGAGGCAGAAGATGGCCTGGAGAAGACACACGGCAGAGAAAAGGATGGggctgaaaagaagaaaaggagtgGAAATAAGAAGGGGGCTCTGAAAGGGTGAAAACCAACCAAAACCAAGAAGAAAGTGCTCTCCAGTAGCTCAGAAGAGAGTGACTTTCCGATTCCATTTAGCGATGCCACTGATTTTGAGAGTTCAGATATCcagagtgatgatgatgatggtgacaagGATCTGTCTGCTGGTGACTTTGTCATTGTGAAGTTTGCAGGTAAGAAATCAAAATCCTATAACTATGTTGGATTGGTAGAGAATGTTGGAGGTGACGAGATCAGTGCAAAGTTTCTGAAGGAAAGTTGTAAGAGGTCTGTTGATGGAAAGCCCATCTTCACATTTAGAGAGAATGATGAAGTAGTCATCCCTAGGGGTGATATGCTCAAGAAACTATCCACACCACAGAAACTTGGTGGTACAGCCAGAAGGGAGCATAAGTTCACATTCCCCTGCAGCATTGTCAAGTGGGATGTTCAGTAGTAGGCTGAATCTGTGAAGAGATTCAGATGCAGATGATTTGCAGATGCTTAGGTGCTCATTTTggaatttgtattttgttctgAGTATGTGTTCATACTATGAGTATGTCTGATGTtgttaaaactttaaataaacgtTAAATAAGTAATTTTGTATTGAATTTGTCTTGCTTTTTTATAGCATTATCGTTTGTGAGATTAAAATGATCTGTTTTACTTAAATTATCAATGGCACAATTTACCCCAGTGTATTCTCTCTAATGGCACAACTTACCCCGCACTGGGGGCAAGTTGTGCCACAAAACCAGCTATATTTCTcaaacagtttatttaatatcCAAAGTGATTGTTCCCAGGGATGCACAGCATCTTAAACTATATGTACATATTTTAGTTGGAGGCATTACTGTAATCCCCTTGCTTTAAAGGCACTTTAAGTAAAAATTGGCACAACTTACCCCACTCTCCCCTATGCTACTAATGaacatgctaataagcaactggCTAATGGTGattattgtgaccttaatttaaagtgttaccgaTGCTACAAACCCCTagtagctttctttgcattttaatttggaacatttcctttttttaggtttaaagTGTGACcctgaaacatttagaagatcctgtgtgttgctgctctgttgagttagtttgtaaagtttgtaaagttaaacaaaaagtgtTAACTAATTTTcagtagaaataataaaataatcatttagaGCTAGCTAGACAATATCCTCTGGGCCCGTTTGTTCAAAGTTAATCCAACAGGATTAAAGTTATCAGATCAGAGTTTTTCATGAATCTAAAATCTGgttgttcaaaaaaacaaaacaaaaataacggGATAATTGTATAAGATCAGGTTTGGATAATCAaagttgttctttcttttttttcccatccaaTCAGAACCAACCATGTACAACAATAAAGAGATCCGGATCGTGATGGTGGGGAAGACCGGAGCTGGGAAGAgtgcagcaggaaacaccatccTGGGACACAACTGCTTTGAATCTGTTTTCTCCCCTGAATCTGTGACCACAGACTCTGCTAAGTCGTATGGTGAGCTGGATGGACAGAAGGTTTCTGTCATCGACACTCCAGGTCTATTTGACACCAATACTGATGAAGAGACGACACGTAGAAATATCTCCCAGTGTATGGCTTATGCTTCTCCTGGACCACATATCTTTCTGATTATCATCAAACTGGACCgattcacagaagaagaaaagaagacggTGGAGAAGATTCAAAAAATCTTTGGAAAGTCAGCAGACAAATACAGCATGGTTCTCTTTACCCATGGTGACCTGCTCAGAGGGCAACCTATCGAGGAGTTCTTGAAGAAAAGCAAAGACCTGCAGGAGCTTGTGGCCAAATGTAACGACCAGTACCACGTCTTTGATAACAACCTCTCTGATAGTTCTCAGACCAGAGAGCTGCTCAACAAgatcagaaaaataacagaaaagaacacaggaaaccattacaccactgagatgtttcaggaggcagagagggcgattgaagaggagaaacagagaatcctgaaagagaaagaagaggaaatgaggaaagagaggaaggaactAATGAGGAAAATAGTGGAAAAATTTGAGCAAAGGATAAAGGAAGCGAAGGAAGACGCGGAGAAGGAGAAACAGCGAATCCTGAAAGAGAATGAAAAGCAAAAGTGCAAAGAGGAGGAactaaagaggaaaataaaagaaaaacatgagaaagaactaaaggaagcagaggaagacactaagaaggagaaacagcgaatccagaaagagaaagaagagcaaaAGTGCAAATTGAAGGAGGAACTggagagggaaataaaagaaaaacatgagaaagaatTCAAAGAAGCGAaggaagagatggaaaaagaactagcagaaaaaatgaaagcactggaggaagaacaggaagagaaggctagaagagaggcagagaagagCTCTTCAGTGCTCGCAAAGGTTGGTCGTGGACTTGCAGCTGTGGGGGCTGCTGCGGCTAGGTTGGTTGCGGGGGCTGTGgcgatatttaaaaaataactacagCTCATTGTATCCGACCTGATGTACAttataatgtcagtgtttaaaaCTGATCTGTTGATTCTCAAATTACTCTCGCCTTTTCTTTTAGAcatattttgaacacaaaactaaaagactaaaGGGACTTTCAGACAGGACGCGGTGGGGGCTACGCGCTGCTGTCAAGCCCATTCATTGTCTATGTGTAGCTCTGCACAAGAGCATATCTGCACTCGGCCGAGCTGAGCTCAGCACAAGGTCTTGTTTGCCAGTTGGACCAATAGtatctgtctgcagtctgcaagacccaatttcaaatatctttatttatctgttaggaacttcagttgtgtaaaaaaagcatcagtgtgCATACAGCtcagcacaacaaaacaaacaaacaaaagaacacacacacatacaagtggctgTATTAAAAGCATGACAATTGTTATGAAAGGTTAAAagagtggtgttaaaaataaatgaacaaatggaTCAGCCATTCATGAGCCTGATGGATGTGGGCACGAAGCTTGAAATGGCTCTCTTAGTTCTGAAAGTTTGAGATCTGTGTCATCGGTATCTTCTGCCTACTACAATCTTCTAAATGGTGTTTGACCCTGCTGAGGCCGTGTGGCTCGCTTTACTTTGGTTCACCATctatttttatcatttcaaacaaataaactaagAACATTTTAGAAACATGACTCACATAAGTGCCTCCAACCAAAGCCGTAGTATCCTCAAAGGTATAGAGAAGAAGCCCTGCAGCCCGTCTATGCAGATGGTTGGATGGAGCGGagaggaaatttaaaaaaggatgatttttattttcatccacaaaatgtcatcaaaaatataaaaattgtGAAAGTATGTAATAAACCCAAGTAATTTCAGTAAGGAGACATAATTCTctatgaatatttaaagttgCATGTCACATATGATACTTATTTAAACTATCATCTCCGTGCTCTTAAATTACCCTTTTTTAACAGTtggtagataaataaaataaacattgtttaaataaaatccacatcgtttgctttaaaagaaagcttATCAACTCTGGTTGTGAAATAACCCTGGTATTACTAACGTATATTTAACTAAATATAAGTTGTCTAAGGAAAATACTCTTGTGTCTGTACTCAAGCCAAAATTTTGCCCACaacttctgtgtttctttggcaGCCAAAATCATCGTTTTAGACATCTCACGTGGTTCTCTGCTGAGATTTGGATAGGTACACGTTCCCCCCCTCTcttgcagcctgcagacagacCCCTCTCAATAGgagggaagatcagatcacaacaaacggGGTCCCAGAGAGAGCTCTCTTATGTAAAGACCTGTCCGACAGTTTTGGCGTaccagctgtgtttaaaacagcagcattagCTGAAATGTTAACGTGCTTGTGAAGCGGTCGTCATAGAGCTGCATTTCCTGGACGAGACTAAACTCTCCCAAATCCTGTTGTGCCCTGAGGatctcatgaacacacaccctctcctcCTGTGCTGCTAGCTCCTGTCACGGCTCTGGCTGTGATCCTGTTTCTCTGTATATCCCTtgtgtcccctccccctctgtctgtctgtctgtctgtctgtctgtctgtgtgtctgtgtgtgtgtgtgtgtgtgtgtgtgtgtgtgtgtgtgtgtgtgtgtgtgtgtgtgtgtgtgtgtgtgtgtgtgtgtgtgtgtgtgtctctctggaGGGCGTGGCTTCAATCAAACACCTGGTGACTACTCACACCTGCAACTCATCTTCTTATCTGCCTCAGACTAAGACCCAGGGTTCAACTCGACTCCTTGCCAGATTATTGAGTCTACTGAAGTGGTAGCTATGATCGGCTGCTCTTAACATTTGTTAGAGTTTATTCCAAGTGTTTTTCCAGTGAGTCCTAAcagattttctctcttgttgtccAGATTTTCACCGGTgtcatctcctccagtctgctctcctctcagaCAACTCAACCAATTACCTGTCTGCCTACGGAACCAGCTAACTCCATAAGACTCCTCCACGCCGTCActaccagccagccagtcagccatTCACTGATACCTAGCCctgcaataaaacctcaaacCCTTCAATTTTGCTGCCGTGTCTGCTTTTGGGTCTAAATACAAACCGtaacagctcctcctcctcctcagttaaAGATCAGAGTTTTCTACTGAATAGtgaacagatacaaacacactgtgcaCCAAAAAGTAACTATTTTCCCGACTAATGTTTCTGTAACCTAGCAATGTGCACCGTTGCTTTTTGCTCGTGTGCGCTCCCCTTCTGCTCTGCGCCCTACTCCATGGgagtgcagcacacacagcttCCTATCTGACAGgcaagtgcaaacaaacagctttaagtcaaatcagacacacaggtgatgacaggaagtgagaggcagtgcaccttttaaaaaaagtaaagtaaatatgtcgtcatcaacaacatcaacagctgctcatgagagtttgaatcagaatcaaaaccatcctaaacatcatcatcatcatcatcatcatcatcatcatcatcatcatcatcatcaaggtgTTCATGAAGAGCTTTGTCTTAAAGGTACAAAGGGTCTCTGCAGATCGACATTAAATggtttttatttgacacatgaattaaaaatatatatataatacaaaatgGGTTTTAATCTCCTTGTGATCTTAagtatcaaagttttaaagtctgtaacaatgtttttacaatcaaatgtactttcatgaaatcaaactcGTCTTTTCAAGAAAGATTGAATCACAGCTGAGaggatttgttttcagtgtcagaTGTTTCAGGTTGGCTTCTATGTTAGAAAAGTCTTTCaattttctctgaatacttGTAAAGCAAACTGCATCATCCAAATgtgctttaatgtgatttttgcttcttcattttaataaaatgttgtaacagagtctgtagttttatttgtgaacaaagagagacatgagaCTAGAATTCAGGTTGATCAAGAGGATTCATTGAAGTCaagaagtcaaagtcaactttattgtcaatttcaaaatatgccagacatacattGGAATTGAAATtgtgtttgtctccgtcccacggtgcaatacaaccaaaataaggtaaaataagataaaataaaataaggtaaaataagataaacaatatttacagtaataaattctaaatagtgcaaaacaaaatggtaaataaaataaaatttaaagaaaaagtaaacttgaaatGTGCAATAAATGACAAGTTTCATagagcaaagaaacaaaaaacttttttttaatgtgttttgttttttaatcgtATATATTTActtcataaagttgaaattcATACCATAACATATTTTAGACTCTTTAATGTCAGAAGTAGATATGATAATGGGGACAGTAAGGGGTTAATAAATGATCCTCTATAATGAATATAATCAGTCCTCCTCGTTTCATCATTACAGTTGTTGATATttgactgatcagtctattatcacactgagctgttactgctaatactacacatacttttaccattattactgacactgtagctttaaatctattttattcattgttgttgttgttgctctgtttgtctctcttcttcctgaATCTCCCTCTATCACACTTTCCAGCTTGGACACAGTGTCATcagacggctgttcatcatgagtctggatctgctcgaggtttcttcctcttgaaggggacatattatgaaaaatccacttgggtaacctgagtgtctaccgacccacaaaatgtgaaataaacccatccagtcctttgattgtggtctgcataagtcttacaacacagacaaaaattctccgtttcaaattttctctccttgtgacatcacaagttggaTTCAGGTAAAACAATACCCTCCCCTCATATCTCCACCCacacagagcgttctgagagagctggtttatacagggtcacaaacctgcTCTGgggcttgattcatgttttattttgaccaaagcacagcacagatggtGTCGTTAATGTTTAGAGAAATATCTTAGAATACGGTGAATGGAAAAGAAACTCTTGTATTTTCTTCAGGATCAGTGAAAGAATTCCTGGAGCTGCGTGTGAGACAAACCATAAAGGAGATGTGTCAGGAGACGTTGATGCTTTTGATGATCGTGACGACATATAtggatttaataaaatgtgctttgcctctgtgcacttcctgtcagcacctgtgtgtccgatcggaCTTAAAGCCGTTCATTatctcttactgacattgtttcctcctcttgatgctcgtttgtgttgttcttactccctGATGTACGTCATTTCAACAAAAGTGTATTTCTTCAAAAAGcatttagtttcttttcttttcttttcttttttaaatacaaagtgtaCTGGTTGTGTACTCACCATTGTGTTATGATGAACCAGGTATAAAAACTCACTTTTGGCACCAGCAGCCGTTTATTCTGataataacagaagaaagatgagcacgctcacacagacactttgGTGGTTAACAGctctaacattcacacaggGACAGGATAATGCAGACAGGACAAACATTTAACGTGTATATAAAATGTAGGTCTCTGTCACAGCCACTTCTTTGGTAGTAAGCTTCAGTATTTACtcaaacagagagcagaaaatcAAGCTAACTGTTGGTGAAGTCAGCTACACCACGACAACAAATGATGAAGCTGAAACTCAGCtagaaaagcataaaaacatggaGAGTTGAAATAACTCaactaaaacaaatcaatatcacCACAAAAGTCtttgataattattttaagAGGATCTCTGAAACATGGCACATTAATAAAACTTACTTTTACTCAGAAAAACTGacttatttcattgttttttagcGGAGCTCTTAATAAGTCAACTCACCACGGAGAGTGTAACCTGGCAACAGGGCACGGGGCTTATCACGCATGTCTGCAGGGgccccagcagagggcgctcatgGTACTCACAAGCTAAAAGCTCATGGTCACAAATACATTACTGATGGCACACTACATTAAGATACAACCAAACTAAATGATATGACGCAACATGTGCAGTGGGGGGTCCAGACTTCTTTGACCGGGGTGGCCCATGTGAGGGATCTTCGAGTGTGTCACGATttgattgagaatctattttctattcaaaatgattctggattcatgattcaaagtctatttttgaattagtacatatacttcaggatctactccagtcatctgtgagactggctgaatttcttgctgctccatttggcattctacagagttaaagagctagcattagcacttagcagggagtgactgattggacaaaacaataataattgatttttggaagttatgaatctatttaaaatctcagaaactAAAAATCtagatttttacataaataattttttttcccaacctCTAGTGCATGGGCACACACTAATGAATATCCTTTCCCCCTTTTCTATTTCCACTAATAATGTctactttaaaggcagggttggtcattttctaaaactagcataattttgaaagtagcattccctcagtgcgcCGTCtgcacccctcccctctgtgctccctctaaagccacgccccctcactttcatgcacaagcaccgttgctccagaagcggacctcagctcatgctttgagtgtgggctcgtgcagtCATGGGGtcgagaacgagcagggagacagggaggcgtgattggttcatcagattggtaccttgtggcagacattggtcaaaatttgctgctttgctaaagtgctcatgatggattaagctgggtctttgtaatatagtcataagtaaggtcttttagctgctttttgtaaagcgtcttgagataacacttgttatgaattggcgctatacaaataaagattgagtgattgattgaaagtttttacaggctaacaactgctacagatgacagattttctctctgttcctttttcagagaacctgagttattaatgtctgtcaggacctaaagacaatttacaccaaaatcttaaaaagtgtatctggagaaaatgaccaaccctgcctttaactactatcataaaagtatttctaatATTTCTAAAtctgtcaatgtttttttaactttacaaaCTACACCATACTACGAATCCAGTCTAATACAAtaaatctctatttttttttaagatgataaGTTCTGGTTAAAATTCTTTGAGAGAGCGTCACAGGTTAGTTTTAGACGCTCCATGCTGTTGAATCATACTGCAGATGTTTCCATTAATGTTCCCATTAAATTCATATCAGAGAGAATTGGCTGcgttaaagacaaacacaaactgagttTTGGATTTCATCCCCCAGCCTGTTAGAAATTCTGAGGATTTGAGAAATATGTTTTCAATTTTAGCCCCTTTAGAACGGTTTAATATTTGTGCATTATGAATCATGTAATGGTCCCTCTATAAAAATTAACTTAGATACAAGGTGTATGCTACTTTGTAAATTAAATGACTTACCTTTACTGACAGCCATATTTGAGTGTTGGAGAGAGTAGCTGATGTGTTTctaagctgaagaagaaaagtttttagTCTGTCTGTGGAAACACTTCCTTAAAACTGCACGGAGCCTCACCCTGTTCACCCCTCCCAGCAGCAACAAAATTGCTACTTTTTCTGAAATGGACAAAGTCCAAGTGAAATAAAACTGCCTTTATAGCCCTGACCTAACTGTGTCATAAACCAATGTTCAGACTGAGttatgtttctctcttttcaataatatatatatatatacagtgaaggaaataattatttaatcccctgctgattttgtaagtttgcCAGATTTCAAAGAAGTGAGAGGTCTATAATTTTTATggtacctttattttaacaaacagagacagaatatataaaaaaaagtccaggaaaaaaaattacataaagatataaattaatttgcatttgatcgaaggaaataagtatttgatcccCATGCAGAACATGACTTAGTACTTGGTAGAGTGACCCTTGTTGGCAAGCACAGAAGTCAGACGATTGTTGTAGTTGGTCACCAGGTTTGTACACATCTCAGGAGGGATTTTGGTCCTCTCCTTTTGCAGATCTTTTCCAAATTCTGAAGGTTTCGAGGCTGTCACTTTGGAACTCGAACTTTCAGCTCCCTCCACAAattttttaaaggataaagGTCTGGAGACTGGCTAGGCCACTCCATGACCTTAATGTGCTTCTTCTTGAGCCACTGCTTTGTTGCCTTGGCCGTATGTTTCGGGTTGTTGTCATGCTGGAAGACCCATCCACGACCCGTCCTCAGTGCTCTGGCTGAGGAAAGGAGGTTCTTGTCCAAGATCTGACGGTACATGGCCCCATCCATCGGCCCCTCAATGCGTGAAGTTGTCCTGTACCCTTAGCAGAGAGACAGCCCCAAAGCATAATGTTTCCTCCTCCATGCTTGACGGTGTTCTTGTGTTGGTATTCAGCATTTCTCGccctccaaacacaacaactccAGTTTATGCCAAAGAGTTGAATTTGGTCTCATCTGACCACACCACCTTCTCCCAAGCCTTCTCTGAATCATTTAGGTGTTCACTGGCAAACTTCAGACGGGCCAGTACATGTGCCTTCCTGAGCATGGGGACCTTGCGGGCACTGCAGGATTTCAATCCATTACGGCACAGTGTGTTCCCAATGGTTTTCTTGGTGACTGTGGTCCTAGCTGTCTTGAGATCATTACAAAGCTCCTCCCGTGTAGTTCTGGGCTGATTCCTCACCCTTCTCATGATCATCCTTGCCCTACGAGGCGAGATCTTGCATGGAGCTCCAGACAGAGGGCGATTGATGGTTATTTTaaatttcttccattttcttatAATTGCACCAACAGTTGTCTCCTTCTCAACAAGCttcttgctgatggtcttgtaaCCCATTCCAGCCTTGTGCAGGTCTACAATCTTGTCCCTGATGTCCTTTGAAAGTTCTTTGGTCTTGCCCATGGTGGTGGAGTGGTTGGAAAGGAAAAGATTGAttctgttgacatgtgtctTTTTTACCCATAATGAGCAGTGATTAGGAGTACTTTAGGAGTTGGTTTGTAGgggatcaaatacttatttccttcaatcaaattcaaattcatttataactttatacaatgtttttttctggccttttttaaaatattctgtctctgtttgttaaaataaaggtaccATAAAAATGATAGACCGCTCACTTCTTTGTAATTggtcaaacttac from the Labrus bergylta chromosome 4, fLabBer1.1, whole genome shotgun sequence genome contains:
- the LOC114921871 gene encoding GTPase IMAP family member 7-like isoform X2, which translates into the protein MAVSKEPTMYNNKEIRIVMVGKTGAGKSAAGNTILGHNCFESVFSPESVTTDSAKSYGELDGQKVSVIDTPGLFDTNTDEETTRRNISQCMAYASPGPHIFLIIIKLDRFTEEEKKTVEKIQKIFGKSADKYSMVLFTHGDLLRGQPIEEFLKKSKDLQELVAKCNDQYHVFDNNLSDSSQTRELLNKIRKITEKNTGNHYTTEMFQEAERAIEEEKQRILKEKEEEMRKERKELMRKIVEKFEQRIKEAKEDAEKEKQRILKENEKQKCKEEELKRKIKEKHEKELKEAEEDTKKEKQRIQKEKEEQKCKLKEELEREIKEKHEKEFKEAKEEMEKELAEKMKALEEEQEEKARREAEKSSSVLAKTKTQGSTRLLARLLSLLKW
- the LOC114921871 gene encoding GTPase IMAP family member 7-like isoform X3; the encoded protein is MAVSKEPTMYNNKEIRIVMVGKTGAGKSAAGNTILGHNCFESVFSPESVTTDSAKSYGELDGQKVSVIDTPGLFDTNTDEETTRRNISQCMAYASPGPHIFLIIIKLDRFTEEEKKTVEKIQKIFGKSADKYSMVLFTHGDLLRGQPIEEFLKKSKDLQELVAKCNDQYHVFDNNLSDSSQTRELLNKIRKITEKNTGNHYTTEMFQEAERAIEEEKQRILKEKEEEMRKERKELMRKIVEKFEQRIKEAKEDAEKEKQRILKENEKQKCKEEELKRKIKEKHEKELKEAEEDTKKEKQRIQKEKEEQKCKLKEELEREIKEKHEKEFKEAKEEMEKELAEKMKALEEEQEEKARREAEKSSSVLAKTKTQGSTRLLARLLSLLK
- the LOC114921871 gene encoding GTPase IMAP family member 7-like isoform X1 yields the protein MAVSKEPTMYNNKEIRIVMVGKTGAGKSAAGNTILGHNCFESVFSPESVTTDSAKSYGELDGQKVSVIDTPGLFDTNTDEETTRRNISQCMAYASPGPHIFLIIIKLDRFTEEEKKTVEKIQKIFGKSADKYSMVLFTHGDLLRGQPIEEFLKKSKDLQELVAKCNDQYHVFDNNLSDSSQTRELLNKIRKITEKNTGNHYTTEMFQEAERAIEEEKQRILKEKEEEMRKERKELMRKIVEKFEQRIKEAKEDAEKEKQRILKENEKQKCKEEELKRKIKEKHEKELKEAEEDTKKEKQRIQKEKEEQKCKLKEELEREIKEKHEKEFKEAKEEMEKELAEKMKALEEEQEEKARREAEKSSSVLAKVGRGLAAVGAAAARLVAGAVAIFKK
- the LOC114921871 gene encoding GTPase IMAP family member 7-like isoform X4, with protein sequence MYNNKEIRIVMVGKTGAGKSAAGNTILGHNCFESVFSPESVTTDSAKSYGELDGQKVSVIDTPGLFDTNTDEETTRRNISQCMAYASPGPHIFLIIIKLDRFTEEEKKTVEKIQKIFGKSADKYSMVLFTHGDLLRGQPIEEFLKKSKDLQELVAKCNDQYHVFDNNLSDSSQTRELLNKIRKITEKNTGNHYTTEMFQEAERAIEEEKQRILKEKEEEMRKERKELMRKIVEKFEQRIKEAKEDAEKEKQRILKENEKQKCKEEELKRKIKEKHEKELKEAEEDTKKEKQRIQKEKEEQKCKLKEELEREIKEKHEKEFKEAKEEMEKELAEKMKALEEEQEEKARREAEKSSSVLAKVGRGLAAVGAAAARLVAGAVAIFKK